The following coding sequences are from one Pseudonocardia sp. HH130630-07 window:
- a CDS encoding serine hydrolase domain-containing protein, whose protein sequence is MTGLAPAVRRVLDWPVDHVAASVVAADGSVLAHAGDTGRVFGLASVTKLLSAYAVLVAVEEGAVDWDDPAGPEGSTVRHLIAHTSGLAFDTDEVKAAPGERRIYSNTGFAVLADAVAEATGIGFADYLRQAVCEPLGLPDTRLDGAAGAGAVSTANDLAAFAAELQAPTLLDPRTVAEATTVAYPGLDGLLPGFGRQRPNDWGLGFEIRDGKSPHWTGTRSAPRTFGHFGQSGTFLWVDPEARAAAVVLTDRAFGPWAVEAWPAWTDAVLAELRT, encoded by the coding sequence GTGACCGGGCTCGCCCCGGCGGTCCGCCGGGTCCTGGACTGGCCGGTCGACCACGTCGCGGCGTCGGTCGTCGCCGCCGACGGCTCCGTACTCGCCCACGCCGGCGACACCGGCCGGGTGTTCGGCCTGGCCTCGGTGACCAAGCTGCTGTCCGCGTACGCGGTGCTGGTCGCGGTCGAGGAGGGCGCCGTCGACTGGGACGATCCGGCGGGCCCCGAGGGCTCCACGGTGCGGCACCTCATCGCGCACACCTCGGGCCTGGCGTTCGACACCGACGAGGTCAAGGCCGCACCGGGCGAGCGCCGCATCTACTCCAACACCGGCTTCGCCGTGCTCGCCGACGCGGTCGCCGAGGCGACCGGGATCGGTTTCGCCGACTACCTGCGCCAGGCCGTGTGCGAACCGCTGGGCCTGCCGGACACCCGGCTCGACGGTGCGGCCGGGGCGGGCGCGGTGTCGACCGCGAACGATCTGGCCGCGTTCGCCGCCGAGCTGCAGGCCCCGACCCTGCTCGACCCGCGTACGGTCGCCGAGGCCACGACCGTCGCGTACCCGGGGCTCGACGGCCTGCTCCCCGGCTTCGGGCGGCAGCGGCCGAACGACTGGGGGCTGGGCTTCGAGATTCGGGACGGCAAGTCCCCGCACTGGACCGGCACGCGGTCCGCACCGCGGACGTTCGGCCACTTCGGCCAGTCCGGAACGTTCCTCTGGGTGGACCCCGAGGCCCGGGCGGCCGCCGTCGTCCTGACCGACCGGGCGTTCGGCCCGTGGGCCGTCGAGGCGTGGCCCGCCTGGACCGACGCCGTCCTCGCCGAACTCCGCACCTGA
- the hrpA gene encoding ATP-dependent RNA helicase HrpA has translation MESRRAALAAATGTSGTSGDAPPRISYPEILPVSARRDDIAAAIRDNQVVIVAGETGSGKTTQLPKICLELGRGLHGMIGHTQPRRLAARTVAARIADELGVELGELIGWKVRFTDQVGDSTMVKLMTDGILLAELAGDKDLRAYDTLIIDEAHERSLNIDFILGYLTRLLPRRPDLKVIITSATIDPERFARHFGGERDPAPIVEVSGRTYPVEVRYRPVVDPDDSDADPDRRLDDAIGDAVVELQREGPGDVLVFLPGEREIREAAEALERRNLRNTEILPLYARLSTAEQQRVWQAHAGNRVVLATNVAETSLTVPGIRYVVDTGTARISRYSRRLKVQRLPIEKISQASANQRSGRCGRTSDGIAIRLYAEDDFDARPEFTDPEILRTNLASVVLQMIALDLGEIAEFPFVEPPDRRSIADGLDLLHELGALRPDRRSLTPVGYSLSRLPVDPRLGRMLVEADRNGCLREMLVITAALSVQDPRERPTEQRQAADERHRRFAVDGSDFLAYLRLWDHLTERRDALSGSRFRRELREDFLHYLRVREWWDLHGQLRQAARSSGMTPGESSPDWAAHADRIHQSLLAGLLSQVGMQDATDSGPGARKDGKKERKGPKDYLGARGARFAIWPGSGIAKKPPRWVMAAELVETTRLWARTVAPVQPEWIEPLAEHLVKKTYSEPRWSRKRASAVATERVTLHGLALVADRTVAYGRIDPEVSRDLFLRHALVEGDWETRHPFFHANRELLDDAEELEHRARRRGLVVDEDTLFAFYDERVPGDVVSGKHFDRWWKKASRQDAGLLDFTEEMLRTEAAQQVDRSHYPDHLAAGGLTLPLSYAFEPGQQTDGVTVDVPVAALHQVDPTPFTWQVPGLREELVTALIRTLPRNLRRNFSPAPDHARAVLGRLHAQTPDGGPARPLLDVLELELGRMRNVEIQRSDWELDRLPDHLTVTFRVLDEAGTELARDTDLGRLRHRLAPKVREELAAAGTGIEATGLTAWTIGELPRELPIRRGTHVVTGYPGLRDRGTSVDVHVHSTAAERDPAHHRGARRLLLLATPDPGKQVQRGLDSRTRLALARNPHGSLDALLADCTTAAADHLVARGGGDPFDEARFARLAELLRMRLPATTLQVLDAVRGVLEAWHAVGAALADLRGPATRDGVADVRAISDRLVAPGFVTASGATRLGDVRRYLQGLGLRLDKLRADPGRDGRWTAEMAPVEAEYRGLLAALADGTEPSPALREIGWMIEELRVSLYAHPIRTRHPVSVQRVERAIDELPPPA, from the coding sequence GTGGAGAGCCGCCGCGCCGCCCTCGCAGCGGCCACCGGCACGAGCGGCACGAGCGGGGATGCGCCGCCGCGGATCTCCTACCCCGAGATCCTCCCGGTCTCCGCCCGGCGCGACGACATCGCCGCCGCGATCCGGGACAACCAGGTCGTCATCGTGGCCGGGGAGACCGGCTCCGGGAAGACCACCCAGCTGCCGAAGATCTGCCTGGAGCTGGGCCGTGGTCTGCACGGGATGATCGGCCACACCCAGCCACGGCGGCTCGCCGCCCGCACCGTCGCCGCGCGGATCGCCGACGAGCTGGGCGTGGAGCTCGGGGAGCTGATCGGCTGGAAGGTCCGCTTCACCGACCAGGTCGGCGACTCGACCATGGTCAAGCTGATGACCGACGGCATCCTGCTCGCCGAGCTCGCCGGCGACAAGGACCTGCGCGCCTACGACACGCTGATCATCGACGAGGCGCACGAGCGCAGCCTCAACATCGACTTCATCCTCGGGTACCTGACCCGGCTGCTGCCCCGCCGTCCCGACCTCAAGGTGATCATCACCTCGGCGACGATCGATCCCGAGCGCTTCGCCCGGCACTTCGGCGGCGAGCGGGACCCGGCGCCGATCGTCGAGGTCTCCGGCCGGACGTACCCGGTCGAGGTGCGGTACCGGCCGGTCGTCGACCCGGACGACTCGGACGCCGACCCGGACCGCCGGCTCGACGACGCGATCGGTGACGCCGTCGTCGAGCTGCAGCGCGAGGGCCCCGGCGACGTGCTGGTCTTCCTGCCCGGCGAGCGCGAGATCCGCGAGGCCGCCGAGGCGCTGGAACGCCGCAACCTGCGCAACACCGAGATCCTCCCGCTCTACGCCCGGTTGTCGACGGCCGAGCAGCAGCGGGTCTGGCAGGCGCACGCCGGGAACCGGGTGGTGCTCGCGACGAACGTCGCCGAGACGTCGCTGACCGTCCCCGGCATCCGCTACGTCGTCGACACCGGCACCGCCCGGATCTCCCGCTACTCGCGCCGCCTGAAGGTGCAGCGGCTGCCGATCGAGAAGATCTCGCAGGCCTCGGCGAACCAGCGGTCCGGCCGCTGCGGGCGTACTTCGGACGGGATCGCCATCCGGCTCTACGCCGAGGACGACTTCGACGCCCGTCCCGAGTTCACCGACCCGGAGATCCTGCGGACCAACCTCGCCTCGGTCGTCCTGCAGATGATCGCGCTGGACCTCGGGGAGATCGCCGAGTTCCCGTTCGTCGAGCCGCCGGACCGCCGCTCGATCGCCGACGGCCTCGACCTGCTGCACGAGCTCGGCGCGCTCCGCCCGGACCGCCGCTCGCTCACCCCGGTCGGGTACTCGCTGTCCCGGCTGCCGGTGGACCCGCGGCTGGGCCGGATGCTGGTGGAGGCGGACCGCAACGGCTGCCTGCGCGAGATGCTGGTCATCACGGCCGCGCTGAGCGTGCAGGATCCGCGGGAGCGCCCCACCGAGCAGCGCCAGGCGGCCGACGAGCGGCACCGGCGCTTCGCCGTCGACGGGTCGGACTTCCTGGCCTACCTCCGGCTGTGGGACCACCTCACCGAGCGCCGGGACGCGTTGAGCGGCAGCAGGTTCCGCCGCGAGCTGCGCGAGGACTTCCTGCACTACCTGCGGGTGCGCGAGTGGTGGGACCTGCACGGCCAGCTCCGGCAGGCGGCGCGCAGCTCGGGCATGACCCCCGGGGAGTCCAGCCCCGACTGGGCCGCCCACGCCGACCGCATCCACCAGTCCCTGCTCGCCGGGCTGCTCTCCCAGGTCGGGATGCAGGACGCGACGGACAGCGGGCCGGGCGCCCGCAAGGACGGGAAGAAGGAGCGCAAGGGGCCCAAGGACTACCTCGGGGCCCGCGGCGCGCGGTTCGCGATCTGGCCCGGCTCCGGCATCGCCAAGAAGCCGCCGCGCTGGGTCATGGCGGCCGAGCTCGTCGAGACCACGAGGCTCTGGGCGCGCACCGTCGCGCCGGTGCAGCCGGAGTGGATCGAGCCCCTCGCCGAACATCTCGTCAAGAAGACATATTCGGAACCGCGCTGGTCACGCAAGCGGGCGAGCGCCGTGGCGACCGAGCGGGTCACCCTGCACGGGCTGGCGCTGGTGGCCGACCGGACGGTCGCGTACGGCCGGATCGACCCGGAGGTCAGCCGGGACCTGTTCCTGCGGCACGCACTCGTCGAGGGCGACTGGGAGACCCGGCACCCGTTCTTCCACGCCAACCGCGAGCTCCTCGACGACGCCGAGGAGCTGGAGCACCGCGCACGCCGCCGCGGTCTCGTCGTCGACGAGGACACGCTGTTCGCCTTCTACGACGAGCGGGTCCCGGGCGACGTCGTCTCCGGCAAGCACTTCGACCGGTGGTGGAAGAAGGCGTCGCGGCAGGACGCCGGCCTGCTCGACTTCACCGAGGAGATGCTGCGGACCGAGGCCGCGCAGCAGGTCGACCGTTCGCACTACCCCGACCACCTGGCCGCGGGCGGGCTGACACTGCCGCTGTCCTACGCCTTCGAACCCGGGCAGCAGACCGACGGCGTGACGGTCGACGTGCCGGTCGCCGCGCTGCACCAGGTGGACCCGACACCGTTCACCTGGCAGGTGCCCGGCCTGCGCGAGGAGCTGGTGACCGCGCTGATCCGGACGCTGCCGCGGAACCTGCGCCGCAACTTCTCCCCGGCCCCGGACCACGCGCGGGCCGTGCTGGGACGGCTGCACGCGCAGACCCCGGACGGCGGCCCGGCCCGGCCGCTGCTCGACGTCCTGGAGCTGGAACTGGGCCGGATGCGCAACGTCGAGATCCAGCGCTCGGACTGGGAGCTGGACCGGCTGCCCGACCACCTCACCGTCACGTTCCGGGTGCTCGACGAGGCCGGGACCGAGCTCGCCCGCGACACCGACCTGGGCCGGCTGCGGCACCGGCTGGCACCGAAGGTGCGCGAGGAGCTGGCCGCCGCCGGCACCGGCATCGAGGCCACCGGGCTCACCGCGTGGACGATCGGCGAGCTCCCCCGGGAACTCCCGATCCGGCGCGGGACGCACGTCGTCACCGGTTACCCGGGCCTGCGCGACCGTGGGACGAGCGTGGACGTCCACGTGCACTCCACGGCCGCCGAACGCGACCCGGCGCACCACCGGGGCGCCCGCCGGTTGCTGCTGCTGGCGACCCCGGATCCCGGTAAGCAGGTGCAGCGCGGCCTGGACAGCCGGACCCGGCTGGCGCTGGCCCGCAACCCGCACGGCTCGCTGGACGCGCTGCTGGCGGACTGCACGACGGCCGCCGCCGACCATCTCGTCGCCCGGGGCGGCGGGGACCCGTTCGACGAGGCCCGGTTCGCCCGGCTGGCCGAGCTGCTCCGGATGCGGCTGCCGGCGACGACGCTGCAGGTCCTGGACGCCGTACGCGGTGTCCTGGAGGCCTGGCACGCCGTCGGCGCCGCGCTGGCGGACCTGCGTGGCCCCGCGACCCGGGACGGCGTGGCCGACGTCCGCGCGATCTCCGACCGGCTCGTCGCCCCCGGTTTCGTGACCGCGAGCGGCGCGACCCGGCTCGGCGACGTCAGACGCTACCTGCAGGGCCTCGGCCTACGCCTGGACAAGCTGCGCGCCGACCCGGGCCGGGACGGCCGGTGGACGGCCGAGATGGCCCCGGTCGAGGCCGAGTACCGCGGGCTGCTCGCGGCACTCGCCGACGGCACCGAGCCGTCACCCGCGCTGCGCGAGATCGGCTGGATGATCGAGGAGCTGCGGGTCTCGCTCTACGCGCACCCCATCCGGACCCGGCACCCGGTGTCGGTGCAGCGCGTGGAACGGGCCATCGACGAGCTGCCGCCGCCCGCCTGA
- a CDS encoding VOC family protein, producing MPDDARDVTGESTAPVATFALIAIDCPDPVELTRFYSRITGWPLAPQRHDDWVEFDAGGAGATLAFQKISEGTYVPPEWPGQEHPQRAHIDLNVPDLDAGEAAVLALGARKHDVQPGPDSFRVFLDPIGQPFCLVIS from the coding sequence ATGCCCGACGACGCACGTGACGTGACCGGCGAGTCCACCGCCCCCGTGGCCACCTTCGCCCTCATCGCCATCGACTGCCCGGACCCGGTGGAGCTCACCCGCTTCTACTCCCGGATCACCGGCTGGCCCCTCGCCCCCCAGCGGCACGACGACTGGGTGGAGTTCGACGCCGGCGGCGCCGGTGCGACCCTGGCGTTCCAGAAGATCTCCGAGGGGACCTACGTCCCGCCGGAGTGGCCCGGCCAGGAGCACCCGCAGCGCGCGCACATCGACCTGAACGTGCCCGATCTCGACGCCGGGGAGGCCGCGGTGCTCGCGCTCGGCGCCCGCAAGCACGACGTGCAGCCCGGCCCGGACAGCTTCCGGGTGTTCCTGGATCCGATCGGGCAGCCGTTCTGTCTGGTCATCTCCTGA
- a CDS encoding acyl-CoA dehydrogenase family protein, translated as MSTTPYTELGEALGTDFFSVRDQFTDEQWQRFTDVRRFVDTEVLTDINDYWERAELPWHLFRRLPGLGIVGEDIQGYGAAAMSPLALGLVHMELHRGDGSLGTFLGVHAGLAMKAIDMCGSDEQRARWLPSMSALERTGAFALTEPDHGSDSVALETTATRDGDHWILRGTKRWIGNGTVADLVVVWARDTDSGDVLGFVVETPAEGYSATVIPGKVSLRALWQADITLDRVRVPDENRLAKARTFADCAAVLATTRSTCAWMALGHATAGYEAALRYATEREQFGRPLASFQIVQERLVRMLADLTGMQLYCMQTARLAEAGKLSPTVAGLAKMHNTRTARSILSEARDLLGGNGILLEHHVVRHWADIEAIHTFEGTETMQTLIVGRDVTGFSAFT; from the coding sequence GTGAGCACCACTCCGTACACCGAGCTGGGCGAGGCGCTGGGCACCGACTTCTTCTCGGTGCGCGACCAGTTCACCGACGAGCAGTGGCAGCGGTTCACCGACGTCCGCCGGTTCGTCGACACCGAGGTCCTCACCGACATCAACGACTACTGGGAACGGGCCGAGCTGCCCTGGCACCTGTTCCGCAGGCTCCCCGGGCTCGGGATCGTCGGTGAGGACATCCAGGGGTACGGCGCGGCCGCGATGAGCCCGCTCGCCCTCGGCCTGGTCCACATGGAGCTGCACCGCGGTGACGGCTCGCTGGGCACCTTCCTCGGTGTCCACGCCGGACTCGCCATGAAGGCGATCGACATGTGCGGTTCCGACGAGCAGCGGGCGCGCTGGCTGCCGTCCATGTCGGCCCTGGAACGGACCGGTGCGTTCGCCCTGACCGAGCCGGACCACGGCTCGGACTCGGTCGCCCTGGAGACGACCGCCACCCGCGACGGTGACCACTGGATCCTGCGCGGGACGAAGCGCTGGATCGGCAACGGCACCGTCGCCGACCTGGTGGTCGTCTGGGCCCGGGACACCGACAGCGGCGACGTGCTCGGCTTCGTCGTCGAGACCCCCGCCGAGGGCTACTCCGCCACCGTGATCCCGGGCAAGGTGTCGCTGCGTGCGCTGTGGCAGGCCGACATCACGCTGGACCGGGTCCGGGTGCCGGACGAGAACCGCCTCGCGAAGGCGCGCACCTTCGCCGACTGCGCCGCCGTCCTCGCCACCACCCGCTCCACCTGCGCCTGGATGGCACTCGGGCACGCCACCGCCGGTTACGAGGCGGCCCTGCGCTACGCGACGGAGCGCGAGCAGTTCGGCCGTCCGCTGGCGAGCTTCCAGATCGTGCAGGAACGGCTGGTCCGGATGCTCGCCGATCTCACCGGCATGCAGCTGTACTGCATGCAGACCGCGCGCCTGGCCGAGGCCGGGAAGCTCTCGCCGACGGTCGCCGGGCTGGCGAAGATGCACAACACGCGCACCGCCCGTTCGATCCTGTCCGAGGCGCGCGACCTCCTCGGCGGCAACGGCATCCTGCTGGAGCACCACGTGGTGCGGCACTGGGCCGACATCGAGGCCATCCACACCTTCGAGGGGACGGAGACGATGCAGACCCTGATCGTCGGCCGGGACGTGACCGGGTTCAGCGCCTTCACCTGA
- a CDS encoding oxygenase MpaB family protein has translation MHRALAAGAAPPDAPPALRDLLAAVTPDPAWLDRDLAERGARAYRRLGRSRDDVLLGLSLIGGYRFGGPTELLVRTGGLSGPGAMRRLAETQAWAFAVSRPGGMRPGADGWRATLHVRAMHALVANRFEDRHDVATHGLPINQADAAATLGLFNSTALLGCRLLGRPVTRAESRAVMHLWRYVGWLLGVDEDWLFDDERAQNRFNHHVLLAQGDVTPNGAALAGALVEGLRSERTGGRLDRLRGAWERRRLLSLLRVFLRAEGLRDLGLPVTLPWAVPAQVVRNLVEAVLVSRTRRGRRLLERWSDRRVQADLARRFGPDRPGPRALAI, from the coding sequence TTGCACCGGGCACTCGCCGCCGGGGCCGCTCCGCCCGACGCGCCGCCCGCGTTGCGGGACCTCCTGGCGGCGGTCACCCCCGACCCTGCCTGGCTGGACCGGGACCTGGCCGAACGGGGGGCCCGGGCCTACCGCAGGCTCGGACGCAGCCGGGACGACGTCCTGCTCGGGCTGTCGCTGATCGGTGGCTACCGCTTCGGCGGGCCGACCGAGCTGCTGGTCCGGACGGGCGGGCTCAGCGGCCCCGGGGCGATGCGCCGCCTGGCCGAGACCCAGGCTTGGGCGTTCGCGGTGAGCCGGCCCGGTGGCATGCGTCCCGGCGCCGACGGCTGGCGGGCGACCCTGCACGTGCGCGCGATGCACGCGCTCGTCGCGAACCGGTTCGAGGACCGCCACGACGTCGCGACCCACGGTCTCCCGATCAACCAGGCCGACGCGGCCGCGACCCTCGGGCTGTTCAACAGCACGGCGTTGCTCGGCTGCCGGTTGCTGGGCCGCCCGGTCACCCGTGCCGAGAGCCGCGCGGTCATGCACCTCTGGCGCTACGTCGGATGGCTGCTGGGGGTCGACGAGGACTGGCTGTTCGACGACGAGCGCGCCCAGAACAGGTTCAACCACCACGTGCTGCTGGCCCAGGGTGACGTCACGCCGAACGGCGCCGCGCTGGCCGGTGCGCTGGTCGAGGGCCTGCGGTCCGAGCGCACCGGCGGCCGGCTCGACCGGCTGCGCGGAGCGTGGGAACGGCGGCGGCTGCTGAGCCTGCTGCGGGTGTTCCTGCGTGCCGAGGGCCTGCGTGACCTGGGGCTCCCGGTGACGCTGCCGTGGGCGGTGCCGGCCCAGGTGGTGCGCAACCTCGTCGAGGCCGTGCTGGTGTCCCGGACCCGCCGCGGCCGGCGACTGCTGGAGCGGTGGTCCGACCGCCGGGTGCAGGCCGATCTCGCCCGCCGGTTCGGGCCGGACCGCCCGGGGCCACGGGCCCTGGCGATCTGA
- a CDS encoding rhodanese-like domain-containing protein produces MSRSVGDLLAAARDRLDRPDPQRAAALAAAGAHLVDTRPGWQRVEEGAVPGALVIERNHLEWRLDPASDARIPEAVDHDVAWILFCSEGYSSSLAAASLQDLGLHRATDLDGGFRAWAAAGLPTEEGRDGPTDATRPPLHRST; encoded by the coding sequence ATGAGCCGGTCCGTCGGTGACCTGCTCGCCGCGGCGCGGGACCGGCTCGACCGGCCGGACCCGCAGCGGGCCGCGGCGCTGGCCGCGGCGGGAGCACACCTCGTCGACACCCGTCCCGGGTGGCAGCGGGTGGAGGAGGGGGCGGTCCCCGGGGCGCTGGTGATCGAGCGCAACCACCTGGAGTGGCGGCTCGACCCGGCGTCGGACGCCCGGATCCCGGAGGCGGTCGACCACGACGTCGCGTGGATCCTGTTCTGCTCCGAGGGGTACAGCTCCAGCCTCGCCGCGGCGTCGCTGCAGGACCTCGGTCTGCACCGGGCCACCGACCTGGACGGCGGTTTCCGGGCGTGGGCCGCCGCCGGCCTGCCCACCGAGGAGGGCCGGGACGGCCCGACGGACGCGACCCGGCCGCCGCTGCACCGGTCCACCTGA
- a CDS encoding cysteine dioxygenase has protein sequence MSAPVRASRSLAPAAPRPASLHARPVTAPTPYGLDDLQDLTREIAADVRAGRHEVVIDPDSRWYRLLRSDGLVDVWLISWATEQIAELHDHAGSLGALSVVSGTLTERRWSGPSGLRTRTLRHGRGAGFPLGHVHDVANTADEPAVSVHAYSPPLSAMSYYSVEEVGPTDVPGAAPGVRRLRRVRTELVEPGQGVG, from the coding sequence GTGTCCGCACCCGTCCGTGCATCCCGCTCCCTCGCCCCGGCCGCACCGCGCCCGGCGTCGTTGCACGCCCGCCCCGTCACCGCCCCCACCCCGTACGGCCTGGACGACCTGCAGGACCTAACCCGTGAGATCGCCGCCGATGTCCGGGCCGGGCGGCACGAGGTCGTCATCGACCCCGACAGCCGCTGGTACCGGCTGCTGCGCAGCGACGGCCTGGTCGACGTGTGGCTGATCAGCTGGGCCACCGAGCAGATCGCCGAGCTGCACGACCACGCCGGATCACTCGGCGCGCTGAGCGTCGTGTCCGGGACCCTGACCGAGCGCCGGTGGAGCGGCCCGTCCGGGCTGCGGACCCGCACGCTCCGGCACGGCCGCGGCGCCGGGTTCCCGCTCGGCCACGTCCACGACGTCGCGAACACCGCGGACGAGCCCGCGGTGAGCGTGCACGCCTACTCGCCGCCGCTCTCGGCGATGTCGTACTACTCGGTCGAGGAGGTCGGCCCGACGGACGTCCCCGGCGCCGCCCCCGGCGTCCGGCGGCTGCGCCGGGTCCGCACCGAGCTCGTCGAGCCGGGTCAGGGCGTCGGATGA